One region of Kogia breviceps isolate mKogBre1 chromosome 17, mKogBre1 haplotype 1, whole genome shotgun sequence genomic DNA includes:
- the LRP12 gene encoding low-density lipoprotein receptor-related protein 12 isoform X2 — protein MARRWSTKESPRWRSALVLLFFAGVYACGETPEQIQVPSGIITSPGWPSEYPAKINCSWFIRANPGEIITISFQDFDIQGSRRCSLDWLTIETYKNIESYRACGSTIPPPYISSQDHVWIRFHSDDSISRKGFRLAYFSGKSEEPNCACDQFRCGNGKCIPAAWKCNNMDECGDSSDEEICAKEVNPPTSASFQPCAYNQFQCLSRFTKVYTCLPESLKCDGNIDCLDLGDEIDCDVPTCGQWLKYFYGTFNSPNYPDFYPPGSNCTWLIDTGDHRKVILRFTDFKLDGTGYGDYVKIYDGLEENPHKLLRQLTAFDSHAPLTVVSSSGQIRVHFCADKVNAARGFNATYQVDGFCLPWEIPCGGNWGCYTEQQRCDGYWHCPNGRDEINCTMCQKEEFPCSRNGVCYPRSDRCNYQNHCPNGSDEKNCFFCQPGNFHCKNNRCVFESWVCDSQDDCGDGSDEENCPVIVPTRVITAAVIGSLICGLLLVIALGCTCKLYSLRMFERRSFETQLSRVEAELLRREAPPSYGQLIAQGLIPPVEDFPVCPPNQASVLENLRLAVRSQLGFTSIRLPMAGRSSNIWNRIFNFARSRHSGSLALVSADGDEVAPSQSTSREPERNHTHRSLFSVESDDTDTENERRDTVGASGGVAAPLPQKVPPTTAVEATVGASGSSSTQHTRGGHTETGRDATSAEPPSVSPARHQLTSALSRMTQGLRWVRFTLGRSSSVSQNQSPLRQLDNGVNGREEDDDVEMLIPVSEGASDFDVNDCSRPLLDLASDQGQRFRQPYSAANPGVRPSNRDGPCERCGIVHTAQIPDSCLEATLKNETSDDEALLLC, from the exons CTTGTGGAGAAACTCCAGAACAAATTCAAGTACCAAGTGGTATAATCACGAGCCCAGGCTGGCCTTCTGAATATCCTGCCAAAATCAACTGTAGCTGGTTCATAAGGGCAAACCCAGGGGAAATTATTACTATAAG ttttcaggATTTTGATATTCAAGGGTCCAGAAGATGCAGTTTGGACTGGTTGACGATAGAAACATACAAGAATATTGAAAGCTACAGAGCCTGTGGTTCTACAATCCCACCACCATATATTTCTTCACAAGACCACGTCTGGATCAGGTTCCATTCCGATGACAGTATCTCTAGGAAGGGTTTCAGACTGGCATACTTTTCAG GGAAATCTGAGGAACCAAACTGTGCTTGTGACCAGTTTCGTTGTGGTAATGGAAAGTGTATACCAGCAGCCTGGAAATGCAATAACATGGACGAATGTGGAGATAGTTCTGATGAAGAGATCTGTGCCAAAGAAGTGAATCCTCCAACATCTGCCTCTTTCCAACCCTGTGCTTACAACCAGTTCCAGTGTCTATCTCGGTTCACCAAAGTTTACACTTGCCTCCCCGAATCTTTAAAATGTGATGGGAACATTGACTGCCTTGACCTTGGAGATGAGATAGACTGTGATGTGCCAACTTGTGGTCagtggttaaaatatttttatggtacTTTTAATTCTCCCAATTATCCAGACTTTTATCCTCCCGGAAGCAATTGCACCTGGTTAATAGACACTGGTGATCATCGTAAAGTCATCTTACGCTTCACTGACTTTAAACTTGATGGAACTGGTTATGGTGATTATGTCAAAATATACGATGGATTAGAGGAGAATCCACACAAGCTTTTGCGTCAGTTAACTGCTTTTGATTCTCAtgcgcctctcactgtcgtgtctTCTTCTGGACAGATAAGGGTACATTTCTGTGCCGATAAAGTCAATGCTGCCAGGGGATTTAATGCTACTTACCAAGTAGACGGCTTCTGTTTGCCATGGGAAATACCCTGCGGAGGGAACTGGGGGTGTTATACGGAGCAGCAGCGCTGTGATGGGTATTGGCATTGCCCAAACGGAAGGGATGAAATCAATTGTACCATGTGCCAAAAGGAAGAGTTCCCGTGTTCCCGGAACGGCGTCTGTTACCCTCGTTCTGATCGCTGCAACTACCAGAATCATTGCCCAAATGGCTCCGATGAAAAAAACTGCTTTTTTTGCCAGCCAGGAAATTTTCATTGTAAAAACAACCGTTGTGTGTTTGAAAGCTGGGTGTGTGACTCTCAGGACGACTGTGGCGATGGCAGCGATGAGGAGAATTGCCCGGTAATCGTGCCTACGCGAGTCATAACTGCAGCCGTCATAGGGAGCCTTATCTGTGGCCTGTTACTGGTCATTGCCTTGGGATGTACTTGTAAGCTTTATTCTCTGAGAATGTTTGAACGAAG ATCATTTGAAACACAGTTGTCCAGAGTGGAAGCAGAATTGTTAAGAAGAGAAGCTCCTCCCTCTTATGGACAATTGATTGCTCAGGGTTTAATTCCACCAGTTGAAGATTTTCCTGTTTGTCCACCTAATCAG gcTTCTGTTTTGGAAAACCTGAGACTAGCTGTACGGTCTCAGCTTGGATTTACTTCAATCAGACTTCCTATGGCAGGCAGATCCAGCAACATCTGGAATcgtatttttaattttgcaagATCACGCCATTCAGGGTCGTTGGCTCTGGTCTCAGCAGATGGGGATGAGGTTGCTCCTAGTCAGAGTACCAGCAGAGAACCCGAAAGAAATCATACtcacagaagtttgttttctgtggaaTCTGacgacacagacacagaaaatgagagaagagaTACGGTAGGAGCATCTGGCGGGGTTGCAGCTCCTTTGCCTCAAAAAGTCCCTCCCACAACAGCTGTAGAAGCAACAGTGGGAGCAAGTGGTAGTTCCTCCACTCAGCATACCCGAGGTGGTCACACAGAGACCGGACGGGATGCGACAAGTGCGGAACCCCCAAGCGTGAGTCCGGCGCGCCACCAGCTCACAAGTGCGCTAAGTCGTATGACTCAGGGGCTACGTTGGGTACGTTTTACATTAGGGCGATCAAGCTCTGTAAGTCAGAACCAGAGCCCTTTGAGACAACTTGATAATGGGGTAAATGGAagagaagaagatgatgatgtcGAAATGCTAATTCCAGTTTCTGAAGGAGCTTCAGACTTTGATGTGAATGACTGCTCCAGACCTCTTCTTGATCTTGCCTCCGATCAAGGGCAAAGGTTCAGACAACCATATAGTGCAGCAAACCCTGGAGTAAGACCAAGTAATCGCGATGGCCCCTGTGAGCGCTGCGGTATTGTGCACACTGCCCAGATACCAGACTCTTGCTTAGAAGCAACGCTGAAAAATGAAACGAGTGATGATGAAGCTTTGTTACTTTGTTAG
- the LRP12 gene encoding low-density lipoprotein receptor-related protein 12 isoform X1, producing MARRWSTKESPRWRSALVLLFFAGVYGNGALAEHSENVHISGVSTACGETPEQIQVPSGIITSPGWPSEYPAKINCSWFIRANPGEIITISFQDFDIQGSRRCSLDWLTIETYKNIESYRACGSTIPPPYISSQDHVWIRFHSDDSISRKGFRLAYFSGKSEEPNCACDQFRCGNGKCIPAAWKCNNMDECGDSSDEEICAKEVNPPTSASFQPCAYNQFQCLSRFTKVYTCLPESLKCDGNIDCLDLGDEIDCDVPTCGQWLKYFYGTFNSPNYPDFYPPGSNCTWLIDTGDHRKVILRFTDFKLDGTGYGDYVKIYDGLEENPHKLLRQLTAFDSHAPLTVVSSSGQIRVHFCADKVNAARGFNATYQVDGFCLPWEIPCGGNWGCYTEQQRCDGYWHCPNGRDEINCTMCQKEEFPCSRNGVCYPRSDRCNYQNHCPNGSDEKNCFFCQPGNFHCKNNRCVFESWVCDSQDDCGDGSDEENCPVIVPTRVITAAVIGSLICGLLLVIALGCTCKLYSLRMFERRSFETQLSRVEAELLRREAPPSYGQLIAQGLIPPVEDFPVCPPNQASVLENLRLAVRSQLGFTSIRLPMAGRSSNIWNRIFNFARSRHSGSLALVSADGDEVAPSQSTSREPERNHTHRSLFSVESDDTDTENERRDTVGASGGVAAPLPQKVPPTTAVEATVGASGSSSTQHTRGGHTETGRDATSAEPPSVSPARHQLTSALSRMTQGLRWVRFTLGRSSSVSQNQSPLRQLDNGVNGREEDDDVEMLIPVSEGASDFDVNDCSRPLLDLASDQGQRFRQPYSAANPGVRPSNRDGPCERCGIVHTAQIPDSCLEATLKNETSDDEALLLC from the exons CTTGTGGAGAAACTCCAGAACAAATTCAAGTACCAAGTGGTATAATCACGAGCCCAGGCTGGCCTTCTGAATATCCTGCCAAAATCAACTGTAGCTGGTTCATAAGGGCAAACCCAGGGGAAATTATTACTATAAG ttttcaggATTTTGATATTCAAGGGTCCAGAAGATGCAGTTTGGACTGGTTGACGATAGAAACATACAAGAATATTGAAAGCTACAGAGCCTGTGGTTCTACAATCCCACCACCATATATTTCTTCACAAGACCACGTCTGGATCAGGTTCCATTCCGATGACAGTATCTCTAGGAAGGGTTTCAGACTGGCATACTTTTCAG GGAAATCTGAGGAACCAAACTGTGCTTGTGACCAGTTTCGTTGTGGTAATGGAAAGTGTATACCAGCAGCCTGGAAATGCAATAACATGGACGAATGTGGAGATAGTTCTGATGAAGAGATCTGTGCCAAAGAAGTGAATCCTCCAACATCTGCCTCTTTCCAACCCTGTGCTTACAACCAGTTCCAGTGTCTATCTCGGTTCACCAAAGTTTACACTTGCCTCCCCGAATCTTTAAAATGTGATGGGAACATTGACTGCCTTGACCTTGGAGATGAGATAGACTGTGATGTGCCAACTTGTGGTCagtggttaaaatatttttatggtacTTTTAATTCTCCCAATTATCCAGACTTTTATCCTCCCGGAAGCAATTGCACCTGGTTAATAGACACTGGTGATCATCGTAAAGTCATCTTACGCTTCACTGACTTTAAACTTGATGGAACTGGTTATGGTGATTATGTCAAAATATACGATGGATTAGAGGAGAATCCACACAAGCTTTTGCGTCAGTTAACTGCTTTTGATTCTCAtgcgcctctcactgtcgtgtctTCTTCTGGACAGATAAGGGTACATTTCTGTGCCGATAAAGTCAATGCTGCCAGGGGATTTAATGCTACTTACCAAGTAGACGGCTTCTGTTTGCCATGGGAAATACCCTGCGGAGGGAACTGGGGGTGTTATACGGAGCAGCAGCGCTGTGATGGGTATTGGCATTGCCCAAACGGAAGGGATGAAATCAATTGTACCATGTGCCAAAAGGAAGAGTTCCCGTGTTCCCGGAACGGCGTCTGTTACCCTCGTTCTGATCGCTGCAACTACCAGAATCATTGCCCAAATGGCTCCGATGAAAAAAACTGCTTTTTTTGCCAGCCAGGAAATTTTCATTGTAAAAACAACCGTTGTGTGTTTGAAAGCTGGGTGTGTGACTCTCAGGACGACTGTGGCGATGGCAGCGATGAGGAGAATTGCCCGGTAATCGTGCCTACGCGAGTCATAACTGCAGCCGTCATAGGGAGCCTTATCTGTGGCCTGTTACTGGTCATTGCCTTGGGATGTACTTGTAAGCTTTATTCTCTGAGAATGTTTGAACGAAG ATCATTTGAAACACAGTTGTCCAGAGTGGAAGCAGAATTGTTAAGAAGAGAAGCTCCTCCCTCTTATGGACAATTGATTGCTCAGGGTTTAATTCCACCAGTTGAAGATTTTCCTGTTTGTCCACCTAATCAG gcTTCTGTTTTGGAAAACCTGAGACTAGCTGTACGGTCTCAGCTTGGATTTACTTCAATCAGACTTCCTATGGCAGGCAGATCCAGCAACATCTGGAATcgtatttttaattttgcaagATCACGCCATTCAGGGTCGTTGGCTCTGGTCTCAGCAGATGGGGATGAGGTTGCTCCTAGTCAGAGTACCAGCAGAGAACCCGAAAGAAATCATACtcacagaagtttgttttctgtggaaTCTGacgacacagacacagaaaatgagagaagagaTACGGTAGGAGCATCTGGCGGGGTTGCAGCTCCTTTGCCTCAAAAAGTCCCTCCCACAACAGCTGTAGAAGCAACAGTGGGAGCAAGTGGTAGTTCCTCCACTCAGCATACCCGAGGTGGTCACACAGAGACCGGACGGGATGCGACAAGTGCGGAACCCCCAAGCGTGAGTCCGGCGCGCCACCAGCTCACAAGTGCGCTAAGTCGTATGACTCAGGGGCTACGTTGGGTACGTTTTACATTAGGGCGATCAAGCTCTGTAAGTCAGAACCAGAGCCCTTTGAGACAACTTGATAATGGGGTAAATGGAagagaagaagatgatgatgtcGAAATGCTAATTCCAGTTTCTGAAGGAGCTTCAGACTTTGATGTGAATGACTGCTCCAGACCTCTTCTTGATCTTGCCTCCGATCAAGGGCAAAGGTTCAGACAACCATATAGTGCAGCAAACCCTGGAGTAAGACCAAGTAATCGCGATGGCCCCTGTGAGCGCTGCGGTATTGTGCACACTGCCCAGATACCAGACTCTTGCTTAGAAGCAACGCTGAAAAATGAAACGAGTGATGATGAAGCTTTGTTACTTTGTTAG